The Solanum stenotomum isolate F172 unplaced genomic scaffold, ASM1918654v1 scaffold3748, whole genome shotgun sequence genome includes a window with the following:
- the LOC125852616 gene encoding secreted RxLR effector protein 161-like, which translates to MDKAHPLSTPMVVRSLEVSKDPFRPQEETEEPLGPEVPYLSAIGALMYLVNATRPDIAFSINLLARYSSSPTRRHWNGVKHILRYLKGTSDMSLFYSNKDSTDLVGHADANYLSDLHKVRSQTSYLFTYRGTAISWRSMK; encoded by the coding sequence ATGGACAAAGCACATCCATTAAGTACTCCAATGGTTGTACGATCACTTGAAGTGAGTAAAGACCCATTCCGACCTCAAGAAGAGACTGAGGAACCTCTTGGTCCTGAAGTACCTTAtcttagtgcaattggtgcacttatgTATCTTGTTAATGCTACAAGACCCGACATAgcattttctattaatttattAGCAAGATATAGTTCTTCCCCTACACGAAGACATTGGAATGGAGTTAAACATATATTGCGATATCTAAAAGGGACTAGTGATATGAGTTTATTTTATTCTAACAAAGATAGTACAGATCTTGTTGGTCATGCAGATGCAAATTATTTATCTGACCTACATAAAGTTCGATCTCAAACAAGCTATCTGTTCACATACAGAGGTACTGCAATATCATGGAGATCTATGAAGTAG
- the LOC125852617 gene encoding cyclic phosphodiesterase-like — MQNVQLKEADTNKTEVYSVWAIPSEDVSVRVKKLMGSLRSEFGGPQFEPHVTVVGAVRLTEEEARDKFRKGWKKVYSVNVEKVVEASAPCCSSFGYNSSSPYMPHMSILYADLTDEEKNKAQENAYILDESIDNLSFQISRLAHVDCL, encoded by the exons ATGCAGAATGTACAACTCAAGGAAGCAGACACCAACAAAACTGAAGTTTATTCAGTTTGGGCGATTCCATCGGAAGATGTTAGTGTTAGGGTTAAGAAATTGATGGGTAGTCTTAGATCGGAATTTGGTGGGCCCCAATTTGAACCTCACGTGACTGTCGTCGGAGCGGTGAG GTTAACGGAGGAAGAGGCACGTGACAAGTTTAGAAAAGGGTGGAAGAAGGTGTATAGTGTTAATGTGGAGAAA GTTGTGGAGGCTAGCGCACCCTGCTGCAGCAGCTTTGGTTACAACAGCTCAAGTC CATATATGCCACATATGAGCATTCTATATGCCGATTTGACGGATGAAGAAAAGAACAAAGCTCAAGAGAACGCTTATATCCTTGATGAGAGCATTGACAATTTGAGCTTCCAGATATCACGCCTTGCACATGTAGATTGTTTGTGA